A window of the Halopseudomonas phragmitis genome harbors these coding sequences:
- a CDS encoding alpha/beta fold hydrolase translates to MPEMIINGCRLHYTDQGQGPAVLLIHGLGSSSRDWEYQLPALLPHFRVLTLDMRGHGQSDKPRRGYSIKAFAEDCLSFIEQLELNKPHLVGISMGGMIAFQLATDHPEVPGSLTIVNSAPEVIPRRPTEFAAAAKRLFFAHVLPIGTVARGLARLLFPKDEQQALREKFEQRWRENDRRAYLASLRAIVGWGVSEHLDRIACPVLVISGDKDYTPVEHKRNYVCRLGDARLEVISDSRHATPVDQPESFNQLLLDFLLPQAGHHSIHHNKT, encoded by the coding sequence ATGCCCGAGATGATCATCAATGGTTGTCGCCTGCACTATACCGATCAGGGCCAGGGGCCCGCAGTACTGCTGATACACGGCCTGGGCTCTAGCAGTCGAGATTGGGAATATCAGTTACCAGCCCTGCTGCCACACTTTCGAGTACTGACCCTGGACATGCGTGGCCACGGGCAAAGTGACAAACCACGACGAGGCTACTCGATCAAGGCCTTCGCCGAAGACTGTCTGAGCTTCATTGAGCAACTGGAGCTGAACAAACCACACCTGGTCGGCATTTCGATGGGCGGCATGATTGCCTTTCAACTGGCCACCGACCACCCGGAAGTCCCCGGCAGCCTGACCATCGTCAACAGTGCCCCGGAAGTCATTCCGAGGCGCCCCACCGAGTTCGCAGCGGCCGCCAAGCGCCTGTTTTTCGCCCACGTATTGCCCATTGGCACTGTCGCCCGCGGCCTGGCCCGGCTGTTGTTTCCCAAGGACGAACAGCAAGCCCTGCGTGAGAAGTTCGAGCAGCGCTGGCGGGAAAACGATCGGCGTGCCTACCTTGCCTCACTGCGCGCCATCGTCGGCTGGGGCGTGAGCGAGCACCTGGACCGGATCGCCTGCCCGGTACTGGTAATCAGTGGCGACAAGGATTACACCCCGGTCGAACATAAGCGCAATTATGTCTGTCGGCTCGGCGATGCCCGGCTTGAGGTGATCAGCGACTCGCGGCATGCTACCCCGGTCGATCAACCCGAGTCGTTCAACCAGTTGCTACTGGATTTTCTGCTGCCACAAGCAGGCCATCACAGCATTCATCACAACAAAACCTGA
- the uvrB gene encoding excinuclease ABC subunit UvrB, with product MNEFKLQTRFKPAGDQPVAIAQLVEGLEAGLSHQTLLGVTGSGKTFTVANVIQRMQRPAIIMAPNKTLAAQLYGEFKEFFPNNAVEYFVSYYDYYQPEAYVPSSDTYIEKDASINDHIEQMRLSATKALLERPDAIIVATVSAIYGLGDPESYLRMVLHVDRGDVLDQRTLLRRLAELQYTRNDMELARANYRVRGDVIDIFPAESDLEAIRIELFDDTVENISFFDPLTGEVLRKVPRVTIYPKTHYVTPRETLLEAVEQIKIELGERLEVLRNQNKLVEAQRLEQRTRFDLEMILELGYCNGIENYSRYLSGREPGLPPPTLFDYLPANALLVIDESHVSVPQVGAMYKGDRSRKETLVEYGFRLPSALDNRPMRFDEWEAISPQTIFVSATPGPYEEAHAGRVVEQVVRPTGLVDPEIEVRPATTQVDDLLSEIRLRVERSERVLVTTLTKRMAEDLTDYLGDHDVRVRYLHSDIDTVERVEIIRDLRMGSFDVLVGINLLREGLDMPEVSLVAILDADKEGFLRSERSLIQTIGRAARNLHGKAILYADRITGSMERAIGETERRRAKQISFNLEHGITPKGVVKSVADILEGAVVPGSRSGKRRQQKVAEEAAGYDATLRSPSEISKRIRQLEEQMYQHARDLEFESAAQLRDQIQKLRGQLVNV from the coding sequence ATGAATGAGTTCAAGTTGCAGACCCGTTTCAAGCCGGCCGGTGACCAGCCGGTGGCCATCGCGCAATTGGTCGAAGGCCTGGAGGCGGGTTTGTCGCACCAGACTTTGCTCGGCGTGACCGGCTCGGGCAAAACTTTTACCGTGGCCAACGTGATTCAGCGCATGCAGCGCCCGGCGATCATCATGGCGCCGAACAAGACGCTGGCGGCCCAGCTCTATGGCGAGTTCAAGGAGTTCTTCCCGAACAACGCGGTGGAGTACTTCGTGTCGTACTACGACTATTACCAGCCCGAGGCCTACGTGCCGTCGTCGGATACTTATATCGAGAAGGATGCCTCGATCAACGACCATATCGAGCAGATGCGTCTGTCGGCGACCAAGGCGCTGCTGGAGCGGCCGGATGCGATCATCGTTGCCACCGTCTCGGCCATTTATGGTCTGGGTGATCCTGAGTCCTACCTGCGCATGGTGCTGCATGTCGACCGGGGCGACGTGCTGGATCAGAGGACGCTGCTGCGGCGCTTGGCGGAGTTGCAGTACACCCGCAACGACATGGAGCTGGCGCGGGCCAATTATCGGGTCCGGGGCGATGTGATCGACATCTTCCCGGCCGAATCCGACCTTGAAGCCATACGTATCGAACTGTTCGATGATACGGTCGAGAACATTAGCTTCTTCGACCCGTTAACAGGTGAAGTTTTACGTAAAGTTCCGCGTGTAACTATTTATCCTAAAACGCATTATGTGACGCCACGTGAGACTTTGCTTGAGGCTGTGGAACAGATCAAGATTGAGCTGGGTGAGCGCCTGGAAGTGCTGCGCAACCAGAATAAACTGGTCGAGGCGCAGCGTCTGGAGCAGCGCACACGTTTCGACCTGGAAATGATTCTTGAGCTGGGTTACTGCAATGGCATCGAGAACTACTCGCGCTATCTGTCCGGGCGCGAGCCAGGCCTGCCACCGCCGACCCTGTTCGACTATCTGCCAGCCAATGCCTTGCTGGTGATCGATGAGTCGCACGTCTCGGTGCCGCAGGTCGGGGCCATGTACAAGGGCGACCGTTCACGTAAGGAGACTCTGGTCGAATACGGCTTCCGTCTGCCCTCGGCGCTGGACAACCGGCCGATGCGTTTTGACGAGTGGGAGGCCATTTCGCCACAGACCATCTTTGTTTCCGCTACACCGGGTCCCTATGAAGAAGCGCATGCAGGCCGGGTGGTCGAGCAGGTGGTGCGGCCGACCGGTCTGGTCGACCCGGAAATCGAAGTACGCCCAGCCACCACCCAGGTCGATGACCTGCTATCGGAAATCCGGCTGCGGGTAGAGCGCAGCGAGCGGGTGCTGGTCACCACTCTGACCAAACGCATGGCCGAGGATCTGACCGACTATCTTGGTGATCATGATGTCCGGGTGCGCTACCTGCACTCGGATATCGACACGGTCGAGCGGGTCGAGATCATTCGTGATTTGCGCATGGGTAGCTTTGACGTGCTGGTTGGTATCAACCTGCTGCGCGAGGGCCTGGATATGCCAGAGGTCTCGCTGGTGGCGATTCTGGATGCCGACAAAGAAGGTTTCCTGCGCTCCGAGCGTTCGCTGATCCAGACCATTGGCCGTGCCGCGCGTAACCTCCACGGCAAGGCGATCCTTTATGCCGACCGGATTACTGGCTCAATGGAGCGGGCCATTGGTGAAACCGAGCGCCGCCGGGCCAAACAGATCAGCTTCAATCTTGAGCATGGCATTACCCCCAAGGGCGTGGTCAAAAGTGTTGCCGATATTCTCGAGGGCGCGGTGGTGCCGGGTAGCCGGTCAGGCAAGCGCAGGCAGCAAAAAGTGGCGGAAGAGGCGGCAGGTTACGATGCGACGCTGCGTTCGCCCTCGGAAATCAGCAAGCGCATTCGTCAGCTGGAAGAGCAGATGTATCAGCATGCCCGTGATCTTGAGTTTGAGTCGGCGGCGCAATTGCGTGATCAGATACAGAAGTTGAGAGGGCAGTTGGTCAATGTCTAA
- a CDS encoding peptidylprolyl isomerase: protein MLKHLAGACALAFFATTALADNPRVLLNTSHGDIELELNAEAAPVTVENFLRYADAGHYEGLIFHRVIPGFMIQGGGFTPDMRQREVGTPIKNEADNGLRNDRYTIAMARTQVVDSATSQFFINLSNNDFLNHGSRDFGYAVFGKVTSGEHVVETIGKVPTGNQGMHQNVPRNPVTILKVTRVESAE from the coding sequence ATGTTGAAACACCTGGCCGGGGCCTGTGCCCTCGCATTTTTTGCCACTACTGCCCTGGCGGACAACCCGCGCGTATTGCTGAATACCAGTCATGGTGATATCGAGCTAGAACTCAATGCCGAGGCAGCGCCGGTCACCGTTGAAAACTTTCTGCGCTATGCCGATGCTGGCCATTACGAAGGCCTGATATTCCACCGGGTCATCCCCGGTTTCATGATCCAGGGTGGCGGTTTTACCCCGGACATGCGCCAACGCGAAGTCGGCACGCCGATCAAGAACGAAGCCGACAATGGCCTGCGCAATGATCGTTACACCATCGCCATGGCCCGCACCCAGGTGGTTGACAGCGCCACCAGTCAGTTCTTCATCAACCTGAGCAACAACGACTTCCTCAACCACGGCAGCCGCGACTTTGGCTACGCAGTGTTCGGCAAAGTCACCAGCGGCGAGCATGTGGTGGAAACCATCGGCAAGGTGCCGACCGGCAACCAGGGCATGCACCAGAACGTTCCGCGCAATCCGGTGACCATTCTCAAGGTAACCCGGGTCGAAAGCGCCGAGTAA
- a CDS encoding LysR family transcriptional regulator — protein MKAPRVTLDQWRTLQAVVDHGGFAQAAEALHRSQSSVSYTVARMQEQLGVPLLEIEGRKAVLTEAGAVLLRRSRTLVKQASQLEMLAHNMDQGWEPEVRLVVDAAYPTERLARALQAFIPLSQGCRVQLREEVLSGVEDCLQDGSADLAVSGLTITGYMAQQLNTVEFVAVANPGHPLHQLQRQLNHHDLESHMQVVIRDSGRRQPRDSGWLGAEQRWTVASLATAARLVASGLGFAWLPGHEIRDHIANGQLKPLPLEQGGQRSHYLYLYANKDKPLGPASQILANLIIEHSMHD, from the coding sequence ATGAAAGCACCTCGCGTTACTCTCGATCAATGGCGAACCCTTCAGGCCGTAGTAGACCATGGTGGCTTTGCCCAAGCCGCCGAAGCGCTGCACCGCTCTCAGTCCTCGGTCAGTTATACCGTAGCCAGGATGCAGGAGCAGCTCGGTGTCCCGCTGCTTGAAATCGAAGGCCGCAAGGCAGTGCTGACCGAAGCCGGCGCGGTATTACTACGCCGTTCCCGCACTTTGGTAAAACAGGCCAGCCAGTTGGAAATGCTGGCCCACAACATGGACCAGGGGTGGGAACCGGAAGTGCGACTGGTGGTCGATGCGGCCTACCCTACCGAACGTCTGGCCCGCGCGCTGCAGGCGTTCATCCCGCTGAGTCAGGGTTGCCGCGTGCAATTGCGTGAAGAAGTACTGTCCGGGGTCGAGGATTGTTTGCAGGACGGCTCGGCGGATCTGGCCGTGTCCGGCTTGACCATCACCGGCTACATGGCCCAACAACTCAACACTGTCGAGTTCGTCGCCGTGGCCAATCCAGGCCACCCACTACATCAACTGCAGCGTCAACTGAACCACCATGATCTGGAAAGCCACATGCAAGTGGTCATTCGTGATTCCGGCCGCCGCCAACCACGTGATAGCGGCTGGCTCGGGGCCGAACAGCGCTGGACCGTTGCCAGCTTGGCCACCGCCGCCCGCCTGGTAGCCAGCGGCCTGGGGTTCGCCTGGCTACCAGGGCACGAGATCCGCGATCACATCGCCAACGGACAACTCAAGCCCCTGCCGCTGGAACAGGGCGGCCAGCGCTCGCATTATCTTTACTTGTATGCAAACAAGGACAAACCCTTGGGACCTGCCAGCCAGATCCTGGCCAATCTGATCATCGAACACTCAATGCATGACTGA
- a CDS encoding FMN-dependent NADH-azoreductase produces MTQILVLHTSARRDGSLSREYTERLVERLRASHADAKVVVRDLGAEPLPHLDETLLGGWMKPAEQQNEAERAAAARAAGLVDELLTSDIVVIGSAMYNFGITSTLKAWLDHVLQAGRTFKYTENGPVGLAGDRKVYVVTARGGRYQGSPLDHQAPYLKTALGFIGIDDVEFVHVEGQAMGEGEAAKGRAEAEESIAQVA; encoded by the coding sequence ATGACCCAGATTCTTGTTTTGCATACCAGTGCCCGCCGTGACGGCTCCCTGTCGCGTGAATACACCGAACGTCTCGTTGAGCGCCTGCGCGCCAGCCATGCTGATGCCAAGGTGGTCGTACGTGACCTTGGGGCAGAGCCCTTGCCACACCTGGATGAAACTCTGCTGGGCGGCTGGATGAAGCCGGCAGAGCAGCAAAACGAAGCTGAGCGTGCTGCCGCGGCCCGCGCTGCTGGGCTGGTTGATGAGTTGTTGACCAGCGATATCGTGGTGATCGGTTCGGCGATGTATAACTTCGGCATCACCTCTACCCTGAAAGCCTGGCTGGATCATGTGCTGCAGGCTGGGCGGACCTTCAAGTACACCGAAAATGGCCCGGTAGGTCTGGCCGGTGATCGCAAGGTCTACGTAGTAACCGCCCGTGGTGGCCGCTATCAGGGCAGCCCGCTTGATCATCAGGCTCCCTATCTGAAAACCGCGCTGGGCTTTATCGGCATTGATGACGTCGAGTTCGTCCACGTCGAAGGTCAGGCGATGGGCGAGGGTGAGGCGGCCAAGGGGCGGGCCGAGGCGGAAGAGTCGATCGCTCAAGTAGCCTGA
- a CDS encoding DUF2057 family protein, whose protein sequence is MRNLFCVVLISLLAGCAQQGPVKLYSGPERSASQVLVVQVPADLEIQSINGQKVAALDNLVRGDDQQVHLLPGEYQIDAYYRRVFDIGGMTHEVVRSRAATFNINGQAGETWRLGFQKPANLDQAREMTKRFDAWAENPRTGQRIQAQEGAVPSSVIGQLFSSGDAAPRDRNQSVEPLGYAAPAESVAPALMPVSAAVAPRSPVVQPAQAALPHSDATLTTLQQLWLLLTPESRKSFLEWAEQ, encoded by the coding sequence ATGCGTAATCTGTTTTGTGTGGTTCTGATCAGCTTGCTTGCCGGTTGTGCCCAGCAGGGGCCGGTAAAGCTCTACTCAGGGCCAGAACGATCCGCCAGTCAGGTGCTGGTGGTGCAAGTGCCGGCTGATCTGGAGATTCAGAGCATCAATGGCCAGAAGGTTGCTGCGCTGGATAATCTGGTGCGCGGCGATGATCAGCAGGTGCACCTATTGCCAGGCGAATATCAGATCGATGCCTACTATCGCCGGGTATTCGATATTGGCGGCATGACCCATGAAGTAGTGCGTTCGCGCGCAGCAACCTTCAACATTAATGGCCAGGCTGGTGAAACCTGGCGCCTGGGCTTCCAGAAGCCAGCAAATCTGGATCAGGCTCGGGAAATGACCAAACGCTTTGATGCCTGGGCCGAAAATCCGCGTACCGGGCAACGAATTCAGGCCCAGGAGGGCGCTGTACCGAGTAGCGTGATTGGTCAGCTATTCTCTAGTGGGGATGCGGCGCCGCGTGATCGTAATCAGAGTGTGGAGCCGCTGGGATATGCTGCCCCGGCTGAGTCCGTCGCGCCTGCGTTGATGCCGGTGTCTGCCGCGGTCGCACCCCGGAGCCCGGTCGTACAGCCCGCTCAAGCCGCCTTACCGCACAGTGATGCGACGCTGACTACGCTACAGCAACTCTGGCTGCTGCTGACTCCGGAAAGCCGCAAGAGCTTTTTGGAGTGGGCTGAGCAATAA
- a CDS encoding GNAT family N-acetyltransferase, with protein sequence MKLLNLHSIDQLPQAQWDALVPAGYPFLRHAFLAALERSGATTTATGWQPAHRVVERQGQLQALLPLYEKSHSYGEYVFDWQWAEAWERAGRRYYPKYLAAIPFSPVQGPRLLASDIDSAALILDGLEVELEQQRVSSLHLLFNSGEEDAWLRSRGWLQRLGCQFHWRNQDYAEFDDFLAVCNSRKRKNFRKERQAVSEQGISFRWLAAEEIDQQAWELFYPFYAATYLKRGQSPYLSQRFFTQLSAAMPQALRLVFALHQGREVAGALFLVGEDTLYGRYWGCLDEYDRLHFETCFYQGMERCIAEGLARFDAGAQGEHKLIRGFEPVLTQSWHRLQPGLHEAVADFLRREQVGVQRYQQQAREFLPYRRD encoded by the coding sequence ATGAAACTTCTCAATCTGCACAGCATCGATCAATTACCCCAAGCTCAGTGGGATGCGCTGGTCCCTGCCGGTTATCCATTCCTACGGCATGCCTTTCTAGCCGCGCTGGAGCGCAGTGGGGCGACAACTACCGCCACAGGCTGGCAGCCGGCACATCGGGTGGTAGAGCGGCAGGGACAGCTACAAGCATTGCTGCCACTGTACGAGAAGAGCCATTCCTACGGCGAGTATGTGTTCGACTGGCAGTGGGCCGAGGCTTGGGAACGGGCAGGGCGGCGCTACTATCCCAAGTACCTGGCGGCGATTCCGTTTTCACCGGTTCAGGGGCCACGCCTACTGGCGAGTGATATCGACAGTGCAGCACTGATTCTCGATGGCCTGGAAGTCGAGCTTGAGCAGCAGCGGGTCTCGAGCCTGCACCTGCTGTTCAATTCCGGAGAGGAGGACGCCTGGTTGCGTAGCCGTGGTTGGCTGCAGCGGCTGGGCTGTCAATTCCACTGGCGCAATCAGGATTATGCCGAGTTTGATGATTTCCTGGCCGTCTGCAACTCGCGTAAGCGCAAGAACTTTCGCAAGGAGCGCCAGGCGGTGAGCGAGCAAGGTATCAGCTTTCGCTGGCTGGCTGCTGAGGAGATTGATCAGCAGGCCTGGGAGCTATTCTATCCGTTCTATGCGGCGACCTATCTCAAGCGGGGTCAGAGCCCCTATCTGAGTCAGCGGTTCTTTACGCAGCTGTCGGCCGCCATGCCCCAGGCGCTGCGCCTGGTCTTTGCTCTGCATCAGGGCCGCGAGGTTGCCGGGGCGTTGTTCCTGGTGGGCGAGGATACGCTGTACGGGCGCTATTGGGGCTGTCTGGATGAGTATGACAGGCTGCACTTCGAGACCTGTTTCTATCAGGGGATGGAGCGCTGCATTGCTGAGGGGTTAGCACGCTTTGATGCTGGCGCTCAGGGTGAGCACAAGCTGATTCGCGGTTTTGAGCCGGTTCTGACCCAGTCTTGGCATCGCCTGCAGCCGGGGTTGCACGAGGCGGTGGCGGACTTTCTTCGGCGCGAGCAGGTGGGAGTGCAACGCTATCAGCAACAGGCCCGGGAGTTTTTGCCCTATCGGCGGGATTGA
- the thrS gene encoding threonine--tRNA ligase has protein sequence MPVITLPDGSQRSFDNPVTVAEVAASIGAGLAKATVAGRVDGRLVDACDLIDSDASLQIITPKDEDGLEIIRHSCAHLVGHAVKQLYPSAKMVIGPVIEEGFYYDISFERPFTPEDMAAIEQRMRELIDTEYDVIKKMTPRDQVIEVFKSRGEDYKLRLVEDMPDETAMGLYYHEEYVDMCRGPHVPNTRFLKAFKLTRISGAYWRGDSKNEQLQRIYGTAWADKKQLAAYIQRMEEAEKRDHRKLGKRLDLFHTQEEAPGMVFWHPNGWTVYQVLEQYMRKVQRDSGYREIKTPQVVDRVLWERSGHWEHYSANMFTTESESRDYAIKPMNCPCHIQVFNQGLKSYRELPLRLAEFGSCHRNEPSGSLHGLMRVRGFTQDDAHIFCTDEQVKSEAADFIALTLQVYKDFGFDDVELKLSTRPESRVGDDALWDQAEQGLEAALNEAGLKWDLQPGEGAFYGPKIEFSLRDCIGRVWQCGTLQLDFMLPGRLGAQYVAEDGSRKTPVMLHRAILGSFERFIGILIEHYAGDFPAWLAPTQAAVLNITDNQAEFCREVEKSLNEMGYRAVADLRNEKIGFKIREHTLHKTPYLLVVGDREVESHTVAVRTREGKDLGSMSVAEFSEFLARSVAQRGRPNSEQ, from the coding sequence ATGCCCGTTATTACTCTCCCCGACGGCAGTCAGCGTTCGTTCGACAATCCCGTAACCGTGGCCGAAGTCGCCGCCTCGATTGGTGCCGGGCTGGCCAAGGCCACCGTAGCTGGCCGGGTCGATGGTCGTTTGGTCGATGCCTGTGACCTTATCGACAGCGACGCCAGTCTGCAGATCATCACACCGAAAGACGAAGACGGGCTGGAGATCATTCGCCACTCCTGTGCCCACCTGGTTGGCCATGCGGTCAAGCAGCTGTATCCGAGCGCCAAGATGGTGATCGGGCCGGTGATTGAAGAAGGTTTCTATTACGATATCTCCTTCGAGCGGCCGTTTACCCCTGAAGACATGGCGGCGATCGAGCAGCGCATGCGTGAGCTGATCGATACCGAATACGACGTCATCAAGAAAATGACTCCGCGTGATCAGGTCATCGAAGTGTTCAAGTCGCGTGGTGAGGACTACAAGCTGCGGCTGGTCGAGGATATGCCCGACGAAACCGCCATGGGTCTGTACTACCACGAAGAATATGTCGATATGTGCCGTGGTCCGCACGTGCCCAATACTCGCTTTCTCAAGGCGTTCAAGCTGACCCGGATTTCCGGCGCCTACTGGCGCGGCGACTCCAAGAACGAGCAGTTGCAGCGCATTTATGGCACCGCCTGGGCCGACAAGAAGCAGTTGGCGGCTTACATTCAGCGCATGGAAGAGGCCGAGAAGCGCGATCATCGCAAACTCGGCAAGCGCCTGGATCTGTTCCATACCCAGGAAGAAGCGCCCGGCATGGTGTTCTGGCACCCCAATGGCTGGACCGTCTACCAGGTGCTTGAGCAGTACATGCGCAAGGTTCAGCGCGACAGCGGCTATCGCGAGATCAAGACCCCGCAGGTAGTTGATCGTGTGTTGTGGGAGCGCTCCGGTCACTGGGAGCACTACTCGGCGAACATGTTCACTACTGAGTCGGAAAGTCGCGACTACGCGATCAAGCCGATGAACTGCCCGTGCCACATTCAGGTGTTCAATCAGGGCCTGAAGAGCTACCGCGAGCTGCCGTTGCGGCTGGCCGAGTTCGGCTCCTGCCACCGCAATGAGCCATCTGGGTCGCTGCACGGCCTGATGCGCGTGCGTGGTTTTACCCAGGATGACGCGCACATTTTCTGTACCGATGAGCAGGTCAAGTCCGAGGCAGCTGACTTCATCGCCCTGACCCTGCAAGTCTACAAGGACTTTGGCTTCGATGACGTCGAACTGAAGCTGTCGACCCGCCCTGAAAGCCGTGTAGGTGACGATGCGCTGTGGGATCAGGCGGAGCAGGGGCTGGAAGCTGCGCTCAATGAGGCTGGCCTGAAATGGGATCTGCAGCCGGGCGAGGGTGCATTCTACGGGCCGAAGATCGAGTTTTCGCTGCGTGATTGCATTGGTCGAGTCTGGCAGTGCGGTACTCTGCAGCTAGATTTCATGCTGCCGGGCCGCTTGGGTGCCCAATATGTTGCCGAGGATGGCAGTCGCAAGACTCCGGTCATGCTGCACCGGGCGATTCTCGGTTCGTTCGAGCGCTTCATCGGAATTTTGATCGAACATTATGCTGGCGATTTCCCGGCCTGGTTGGCGCCGACTCAGGCCGCAGTGCTGAATATCACCGATAATCAGGCGGAATTTTGCCGTGAAGTCGAGAAAAGCCTAAATGAAATGGGCTATCGCGCTGTTGCGGACTTGAGAAACGAGAAGATCGGTTTTAAAATCCGCGAGCATACTTTGCACAAGACTCCCTACCTGCTGGTAGTAGGTGACCGGGAAGTCGAATCGCACACTGTGGCCGTGCGCACGCGGGAGGGTAAAGATCTGGGTTCGATGTCAGTCGCCGAGTTCTCCGAATTCCTTGCCCGCTCTGTTGCACAACGAGGCCGCCCGAATTCGGAGCAATAA
- a CDS encoding amino acid aminotransferase, protein MSVFSPVEMAPRDPILGLNEAYNADTRASKVNLGVGVYYDENGKVPLLRAVEAAEQARVAEHAPRAYLPIEGLAAYDQAVQKLLFGQDSPLLTANRLITAQSLGGTGALKLGADFLYRQTGKRLVAISNPSWENHRALFEAAGYEVVEYPYYHPATNGLDLDGMLKSIEALPEGSVVLLHACCHNPTGVDLSLTDWAKVIDVVQRRNHVPFLDIAYQGFGENLQDDAMAVRLFAESGLAFLVASSFSKSFSLYGERVGALTLVTANSEETAPVLSQLKRVIRTNYSNPPTHGAQVVAKVLTNPELYSLWEQELAEMRVRIKAMRQALVEKLQAAGVTQDMSFIQRQRGMFSYSGLTKIQVERLASEFGIYAVGSGRICVAALNQSNIEHVANAVATVLQEA, encoded by the coding sequence ATGAGTGTTTTCTCCCCTGTTGAAATGGCTCCCCGCGATCCCATCCTTGGCCTGAACGAGGCGTACAACGCCGACACCAGAGCCAGCAAGGTCAACCTGGGGGTTGGTGTCTATTACGACGAAAATGGCAAGGTTCCGCTACTGCGCGCCGTCGAGGCCGCCGAGCAGGCCCGGGTCGCTGAACACGCCCCGCGCGCTTACCTGCCGATTGAGGGCCTGGCCGCCTACGATCAAGCTGTGCAGAAACTGCTGTTTGGTCAGGACTCGCCGCTGCTGACCGCCAACCGTCTGATCACCGCTCAGTCTCTGGGCGGTACCGGAGCCCTGAAACTGGGCGCCGACTTCCTTTATCGTCAGACCGGCAAGCGTTTGGTCGCGATCAGCAATCCGAGTTGGGAAAACCACCGCGCACTGTTCGAAGCTGCCGGCTACGAAGTGGTCGAGTACCCCTATTACCATCCAGCCACCAACGGCCTGGATCTGGACGGCATGCTCAAGAGCATCGAAGCCCTGCCGGAAGGCAGTGTGGTTCTGCTGCATGCCTGCTGCCACAACCCGACCGGCGTTGACCTCTCACTGACAGACTGGGCCAAGGTCATCGACGTAGTTCAGCGCCGCAACCACGTCCCCTTCCTCGACATCGCCTACCAGGGCTTTGGCGAGAACCTGCAGGACGATGCGATGGCCGTGCGCCTGTTCGCCGAATCAGGCCTGGCGTTCCTGGTAGCCAGCTCGTTCTCCAAATCGTTCTCGCTTTACGGCGAGCGGGTTGGAGCTTTGACTCTGGTTACCGCCAACAGCGAGGAAACCGCACCGGTACTGTCGCAGCTCAAGCGGGTGATTCGCACCAACTACTCCAACCCGCCAACCCACGGCGCCCAGGTAGTGGCCAAAGTGCTGACCAACCCCGAGCTGTATAGCTTGTGGGAGCAGGAACTGGCTGAAATGCGCGTGCGCATCAAGGCCATGCGCCAGGCTCTGGTGGAAAAGCTCCAGGCCGCCGGGGTTACCCAGGACATGAGTTTCATCCAGCGCCAACGTGGCATGTTCTCCTACTCAGGCTTGACCAAAATCCAGGTTGAACGCCTGGCCAGTGAGTTTGGCATCTATGCAGTTGGCAGCGGGCGGATCTGCGTTGCCGCACTCAACCAGAGTAATATCGAACACGTGGCCAACGCTGTGGCCACCGTGCTGCAGGAAGCATGA